Genomic segment of Alphaproteobacteria bacterium:
CGGATATTCCGCGTAGGCGTTCTCGCAGGGTGGGCCATTGCTGGCGTGGAGCACGCGGTTCTCCAAGTCTAGGATGACAGAGACGACTGTCGCCGTGCGGTTGGTTTTGGGTTCGCTGTCGTCGGAGTGGCGGCAGATGCCTGATGGGTAGCTGAAATGGTCGGTGAACAGCTCCTGCATTAGCGCGATATCGATGGGCCTGTTAGCCTGGCGCATGAGGCGGGCGAGGCGCCGGGCGCGAAACAGGGTGCTAGGGCTGTTGCGCTGCAGGGTAGAGGTGACGTCTAGGCTCTCGAAATGGTTGGCATGGGTGAGCATGCCATCTTCTGGATACAGCATGGCTTCGTCGTCTGGTGCGGCCTCAATGTCGATGGCTTCACCATCGGCATGGGCCAGTAAATAGTTTCCCGAGCAGACGCGCGGGGTGCTGACCACGACTTTCAGGGCATCGGTAAAATTTTCGGCGCTCAATATCTCGCGCACGCGCAGGTGAAAGGGCTTGCGCTCGAGCTCAGTGCCTTCGTGGTCGGTGGTCATGCCGTTGACGACCAGGCCCACGCCAGCTTCGTTCAAGCCCATGATGCCGCCGGCAATGCCGGCCTGCGTGATGCAAACGAAATTGGGAGCGTTGTCGCGCCTGCAGCGCAACACCGCCATGTGGCCAAGCAGGCCGTCGAGCCAGTCCCAGTTCTGGCCGATCAATGTGGTGCCGCTGCGCGTCACTTCGGGGAGCGCGGCGAAACTGGTGCAGCCCATCGCTTCGCGGGCAAACAGCGTGTAGCTCAGCTCCCAGCGCGCGTTAAGCATGGCGATGGCGACGGGATCGAGGTGTGCGCCTTCGGCAATCCCGGCCATCTCTTCCGCATAGACGGGATCGAATGTCTCGATGCGTTTCTGCCAGCGGGCACCCTCGGCCAAGGCATCCTCGAGTGTGATGCCGCCGGCGGCAAAACGTGCCAGATAGGTCTCGACATTGGCGGCGGCCGAGTCGGCCAAGGCCTCGCCGTGGGTGCGGCCGCGCGTGCGCGCGTTACCGGACAGATTGATCAGGGGAAGGTTGCTCATACGGCAGCCCCAGCTCGTATTTTCTCGATGATCGCCGCGGCTTCCGAGCCTTGCACGCGGGCGATGTCGTCCTGGTACTTGAGCAGGGCGCCAAGCGTCTCGTCCACGGTGCGTGGGTCGAGATCGGTGTGGTCGAGGCGCATCAGCGCATTGGCCCAGTCGATGGTCTCGGCGACGCCCGGCTTCTTGAACAAGTCCATCTCGCGCAGGCGTTGCACGAAGGCAATCACCTGGCCCGACAGGCGTTTACCTACCCCCGGTGCGCGCGCGGCAAGAATCTCCGTTTCCCGCGCGGCATCGGGATAGTCGATCCAGGCGTAAAGGCAGCGGCGCTTAATGGCATCATGAATCTCGCGCGTGCGGTTCGAGGTTAGCACTACGATGGGTGGGGTCACTGCTCGGATGGTGCTGAGTTCGGGGATGGTGACCTGGAAATC
This window contains:
- a CDS encoding C45 family autoproteolytic acyltransferase/hydrolase, coding for MSNLPLINLSGNARTRGRTHGEALADSAAANVETYLARFAAGGITLEDALAEGARWQKRIETFDPVYAEEMAGIAEGAHLDPVAIAMLNARWELSYTLFAREAMGCTSFAALPEVTRSGTTLIGQNWDWLDGLLGHMAVLRCRRDNAPNFVCITQAGIAGGIMGLNEAGVGLVVNGMTTDHEGTELERKPFHLRVREILSAENFTDALKVVVSTPRVCSGNYLLAHADGEAIDIEAAPDDEAMLYPEDGMLTHANHFESLDVTSTLQRNSPSTLFRARRLARLMRQANRPIDIALMQELFTDHFSYPSGICRHSDDSEPKTNRTATVVSVILDLENRVLHASNGPPCENAYAEYPLAS